A stretch of DNA from Pseudonocardia hierapolitana:
GTCGATCGTCTCGGCCGAGAGGCGCTCGCGGTCCCAGGCGTGTGCCGTGCCGCGGGGCACGCGCCCGATCTGCGCGCAGTGGATGACCAGCCCGTTGTGGTGGAACTCCGCGCCGAGGCGCAGGGCCGAGCCGTCGTCGGTGTAGAAGGCGAGGTCCACCACGCTGCCCTGGGGCCGCAGCAGCCGCAGAGCGGTGGCGAGCGCTGCGGTGCGGCCACGGCACTGGAAGACGACGTCGGCGCCGCGGTCGCCGGGGCCGTGCCGCCAGCGGGTCTTCAGCAGGACGGCCGGGTCGGCCCGATCCGGGTCGAGCGCCTCGAGCCCGAGTCCCTCCGCGGCCGCGCGGCGCTGCGGCGTCGGGTCGAGCAGCACCACCTCCGCCGCGCCGTGGTGGCGCGCGAACAGCCCGGTCAACAACCCGACCACCCCGCCACCCACCACCACGACCCGCCGTCCCCGCACACCGTCGCCGAGGGCACGCACGTCGGTGCCGCACAGGTCGGCCGCCGCGTGCAGCAGCCCGTTGGCGCAGATCGGGCCCATGTGGGCGACGTAGATGCCGAGCAGCGGGTCGAGGTCGGACGGCAGCACGACGAGCCGTTCGGCGAGGGGGTCGAGGCGGTAGCCGGTGCGGTGGCCGTATGCCGCGGCCACGAGCGCGTCCCGCGGCGGCCCGGTCGGCTCGCTGTCGACCACCCGCCCGACCTCCATGTACCCCAGGCGCGTCACGGGGTAGCCGGTGGCGGGGAGGTCGGTGCGGAAGAGCCCCAGCTCGGGGTCGTGGTGGGCGTGCAGCGCCGGGTTCGTGCCGGTGAGGAACGAGAGCTCGGTGCCTGCCGACACGCCCGAGCAGACCGTCGCCAGCCGGACCGGGCCGTCCCCGGCGGGCACCTCCTGCACGACGGCCTCACCCGGCGCCCGCACCACGATCGCCCGGTCGCACTCGATCATCTGACCATCTCCGCTCGTCCG
This window harbors:
- a CDS encoding zinc-binding dehydrogenase encodes the protein MIECDRAIVVRAPGEAVVQEVPAGDGPVRLATVCSGVSAGTELSFLTGTNPALHAHHDPELGLFRTDLPATGYPVTRLGYMEVGRVVDSEPTGPPRDALVAAAYGHRTGYRLDPLAERLVVLPSDLDPLLGIYVAHMGPICANGLLHAAADLCGTDVRALGDGVRGRRVVVVGGGVVGLLTGLFARHHGAAEVVLLDPTPQRRAAAEGLGLEALDPDRADPAVLLKTRWRHGPGDRGADVVFQCRGRTAALATALRLLRPQGSVVDLAFYTDDGSALRLGAEFHHNGLVIHCAQIGRVPRGTAHAWDRERLSAETIDLLRAEGAVVRKHVITDVVPFEDGPALLTDLAARRRHVVQAVLAVDP